One genomic region from Granulimonas faecalis encodes:
- a CDS encoding XdhC family protein — MADLTDTLRDPRFVGAVARSFVQGRPTVVAVVLSCRGSMPREASAAMAYVGDGFIGTVGGGKVEAMVQERCLAAADGTGPADDLTWYTHAMTAMACGGDALVGIHRLVPADAVFLDRLLDALDAGAGHWLEAAWPEEGPAALAVRDGAPDVPGPVSPGANDTLWYPEARTYVERPVADPVVYVFGAGHVSAALVPALSAVGFTCEVADDRPALAVPDRFPEARAVRCGDFVEVARGLPIGPRDYVVVMTHGHVADLDVLKAAMGRHPTYVGCIGSRSKRRLFDEELLSAGIPAPEVAALHLPIGDDIGAVTPAEIAVSVCAEMVRHRAGGPHHRP; from the coding sequence GTGGCTGACCTCACCGACACCCTGCGCGACCCCCGCTTCGTGGGGGCCGTCGCCCGCTCCTTCGTCCAGGGCCGCCCCACGGTGGTGGCCGTGGTGCTGTCGTGCCGCGGCTCCATGCCCCGGGAGGCGTCTGCGGCCATGGCCTACGTGGGCGACGGCTTCATCGGCACCGTGGGCGGCGGCAAGGTAGAGGCCATGGTGCAGGAGCGCTGCCTCGCGGCGGCCGACGGCACCGGCCCCGCCGACGACCTCACCTGGTACACCCACGCTATGACCGCCATGGCCTGCGGCGGCGACGCCCTCGTGGGCATCCACCGGCTGGTGCCGGCCGACGCCGTGTTCCTCGACCGCCTGCTCGACGCCCTCGACGCGGGCGCGGGCCACTGGCTCGAGGCCGCGTGGCCCGAGGAGGGCCCGGCCGCGCTCGCGGTGCGCGACGGGGCGCCGGACGTCCCGGGCCCGGTGTCCCCGGGGGCCAACGACACCCTCTGGTACCCTGAGGCCCGCACCTACGTGGAGCGCCCCGTTGCTGACCCCGTGGTCTACGTCTTCGGCGCCGGCCACGTCTCTGCCGCCCTCGTGCCCGCGCTCTCGGCCGTGGGCTTCACCTGCGAGGTGGCCGACGACCGCCCGGCCCTCGCCGTCCCCGACCGGTTTCCCGAGGCCCGCGCCGTGCGCTGCGGCGACTTCGTGGAGGTGGCCCGGGGCCTCCCCATCGGCCCGCGCGACTACGTGGTGGTCATGACCCACGGCCATGTGGCCGACCTCGACGTGCTCAAGGCCGCCATGGGCCGCCACCCCACCTACGTGGGGTGCATCGGCAGCCGCTCCAAGCGCCGCCTGTTCGACGAGGAGCTCCTCTCCGCCGGCATCCCGGCGCCCGAGGTGGCCGCCCTGCACCTGCCCATCGGCGACGACATCGGCGCGGTCACTCCCGCCGAGATCGCCGTGTCGGTGTGCGCCGAGATGGTGCGCCACCGCGCCGGCGGCCCCCACCACCGCCCGTAG
- the modA gene encoding molybdate ABC transporter substrate-binding protein encodes MKPVTRRAFCASAAVAAGTIAGCGRSQDEADDAASDAGQGTADDAEKELVVFAAASLTESLARIGELFAEENPSQPSFNFDSSGTLKTQIQEGASCDVFISAAQKQMNQLEAGNEANTENLDLVEPGTRLDLLENKVVLVVSDGNPAAIDSFEAMARKLASGDVVLAMGNEDVPVGQYTQKILAYLELDERRLADAGRITYGSNVKEVTTQVSEAAVGCGIVYATDAYSAGLDSVAEATEEMCGKVVYPAAAIKGAAHPDDAERFLEFCRGPKASAEFEAVGFTPLAG; translated from the coding sequence ATGAAGCCAGTCACCCGTCGCGCCTTCTGCGCCTCCGCCGCCGTCGCAGCCGGCACCATCGCCGGCTGCGGGCGGTCCCAGGACGAGGCCGACGACGCCGCGTCCGACGCCGGTCAGGGCACGGCCGACGACGCTGAGAAGGAACTCGTGGTCTTCGCCGCCGCCTCCCTCACCGAGTCGCTCGCCAGGATCGGCGAGCTCTTCGCCGAGGAGAACCCCTCGCAGCCCAGCTTCAACTTCGACTCCTCGGGCACCCTCAAGACCCAGATCCAGGAGGGCGCCTCCTGCGACGTGTTCATCTCGGCCGCCCAGAAGCAGATGAACCAGCTCGAGGCCGGCAACGAGGCCAACACCGAGAACCTCGACCTCGTGGAGCCCGGCACCCGCCTCGACCTCCTCGAGAACAAGGTCGTGCTCGTGGTGTCCGACGGCAACCCCGCCGCCATCGACTCCTTCGAGGCCATGGCCCGGAAGCTCGCCTCCGGCGACGTCGTGCTCGCCATGGGCAACGAGGACGTTCCCGTGGGCCAGTACACCCAGAAGATCCTCGCCTACCTCGAGCTCGACGAGAGGCGGCTCGCCGACGCCGGCCGCATCACCTACGGCTCCAACGTCAAGGAGGTCACCACGCAGGTGAGCGAGGCCGCCGTGGGCTGCGGCATCGTCTACGCCACCGACGCCTACTCCGCCGGCCTCGACTCCGTGGCCGAGGCCACCGAGGAGATGTGCGGCAAGGTGGTCTACCCCGCCGCCGCCATCAAGGGCGCCGCGCACCCGGACGACGCCGAGAGGTTCCTCGAGTTCTGCCGCGGCCCCAAGGCCTCCGCGGAGTTCGAGGCCGTGGGCTTCACCCCGCTCGCGGGGTAG
- the modB gene encoding molybdate ABC transporter permease subunit codes for MDLFPLLNSLRIAAIATVAVFFLGIGLADLVARAPRWLKGVLDVVLTLPLVLPPTVVGYLLLLVLGPRRPLGGWLLSTFDLRLVMTWYSAVFATMVVSFPLMYRTARGAFEGFDERLAQAGRTLGKSDAWVFWRVKLPACAPGIVAGAVLAFARALGEYGATSMVAGYIPNQTATISTTVYQLWRTGDDAGALSWVLVNLAISAVVLMAMNMFERRARARKAA; via the coding sequence ATGGACCTCTTCCCCCTCCTCAACTCGCTGAGGATCGCCGCCATCGCCACGGTGGCGGTCTTCTTCCTGGGCATCGGGCTCGCGGACCTCGTGGCCCGCGCCCCGCGGTGGCTCAAGGGGGTCCTGGACGTGGTGCTCACCCTGCCGCTCGTCCTGCCGCCCACGGTGGTGGGCTACCTGCTCCTGCTCGTCCTGGGGCCCAGGCGGCCCCTGGGCGGGTGGCTCCTCTCCACCTTCGACCTCAGGCTGGTCATGACGTGGTACTCGGCGGTCTTCGCCACCATGGTGGTGAGCTTCCCGCTCATGTACCGCACGGCCCGCGGCGCCTTCGAGGGATTCGACGAGCGGCTGGCCCAGGCCGGGCGCACGCTGGGCAAGTCCGACGCGTGGGTGTTCTGGCGCGTGAAGCTGCCCGCCTGCGCCCCCGGCATCGTGGCCGGGGCCGTGCTCGCCTTCGCCCGCGCGCTGGGCGAGTACGGCGCCACCTCCATGGTGGCCGGCTACATCCCCAACCAGACGGCCACCATCTCCACCACGGTCTACCAGCTGTGGCGCACCGGCGACGACGCCGGTGCCCTCAGCTGGGTGCTCGTCAACCTGGCCATCTCGGCCGTGGTGCTCATGGCCATGAACATGTTCGAGCGGCGCGCCCGCGCCCGGAAGGCGGCGTGA
- a CDS encoding sulfate/molybdate ABC transporter ATP-binding protein, which translates to MALDVSVRKDLGSFRLDVEFSLEGDGVLALLGPSGCGKSLTLGCIAGTVHPDDGRIVLDGRTLFDSEAGVDLPPQDRRVGYLFQNYALFPTMTVLQNVMCAVPVPGLRGAAARRRRREAAEAQLAAMELSGLEDRRPSQLSGGQQQRVALARMLASEPALVLLDEPFSALDGHLRWTLEMALADTLRGFPGGTVYVSHDRDEVYRLCDQVCAVDRGVSDPAVPTKRFFEEPGTRAAAVISGCKNISAARATGSHEVACDDWGVTLACAGEAGPATDYVGLRAHYFSVEGSENPIPCTVDRVIDSTFSTIVMLSTRGPGKIRYELDKDAWAALGDPDRLTLHIAPEHVMPLADRRVRFQGGAHA; encoded by the coding sequence ATGGCCCTCGACGTGTCGGTGAGGAAGGACCTCGGGTCGTTCAGGCTCGACGTGGAGTTCTCCCTGGAGGGCGACGGCGTGCTCGCGCTGCTCGGCCCCTCGGGCTGCGGCAAGTCGCTCACGCTCGGCTGCATCGCCGGCACCGTGCACCCCGACGACGGCCGCATCGTGCTCGACGGCCGCACGCTCTTCGACTCCGAGGCCGGCGTCGACCTCCCGCCCCAGGATCGCCGCGTGGGCTACCTCTTCCAGAACTACGCGCTCTTCCCCACGATGACGGTGCTCCAGAACGTCATGTGCGCCGTGCCGGTGCCCGGCCTCAGGGGCGCCGCCGCCCGCCGCCGGCGCCGCGAGGCGGCCGAGGCGCAGCTCGCGGCCATGGAGCTCTCGGGCCTCGAGGACCGCAGGCCCTCCCAGCTCTCCGGCGGCCAGCAGCAGCGCGTGGCCCTCGCCCGCATGCTTGCGAGCGAGCCTGCCCTCGTGCTGCTCGACGAGCCGTTCTCGGCCCTGGACGGCCACCTGCGCTGGACCCTCGAGATGGCGTTGGCCGACACCCTCCGGGGCTTTCCCGGCGGCACCGTCTACGTGAGCCACGACCGCGACGAGGTCTACCGCCTCTGCGACCAGGTGTGCGCCGTCGACCGCGGCGTGTCGGACCCGGCGGTGCCCACCAAGCGCTTCTTCGAGGAGCCCGGCACCCGGGCGGCGGCCGTCATCTCCGGTTGCAAGAACATCTCGGCCGCCCGCGCCACGGGGTCCCACGAGGTGGCCTGCGACGACTGGGGCGTCACGCTCGCGTGCGCGGGGGAGGCCGGGCCGGCCACCGACTACGTGGGGCTGCGCGCCCACTACTTCTCCGTGGAGGGGAGCGAGAATCCCATCCCATGCACCGTGGACCGCGTGATCGACAGCACGTTCTCCACCATCGTGATGCTCTCCACCCGGGGGCCCGGGAAGATTCGCTACGAGCTGGACAAGGACGCCTGGGCGGCCCTGGGCGACCCGGACCGGCTCACGCTGCACATCGCCCCCGAGCACGTCATGCCGCTCGCGGACCGCCGTGTCCGCTTCCAGGGAGGTGCCCATGCTTGA
- the moaA gene encoding GTP 3',8-cyclase MoaA, with amino-acid sequence MLDETGRSITYLRLSVTDRCNCRCRYCMPAAGVEKVCHSDVMGLEEMAVVVAACARLGVTKVRITGGEPLARLGVERLVAMVRSVPGIEEVAMTTNATLLAPKARALADAGLDRVNVSLDSLDPDRYRAITRTGSLDDALAGLAAAREAGLGPVKVNAVLMGGVNEADIRPLAGLARDGAVASVRFIELMPIGEAASWPRASFVPAERVLEELPDLAPVGADGVSETFSAPGWRGTVGLIRPMSHRFCSGCNRIRVTADGMLKACLHSGREVPLRGLAPDALVRVIADEIHRKPERHAMDADHASQSARAMNAIGG; translated from the coding sequence ATGCTTGACGAGACCGGTCGCTCCATCACCTACCTGCGTCTCTCGGTGACCGACCGATGCAACTGCCGCTGCCGCTACTGCATGCCGGCCGCCGGTGTGGAGAAGGTCTGCCATTCCGACGTCATGGGCCTCGAGGAGATGGCCGTCGTGGTCGCCGCCTGCGCGAGGCTCGGCGTCACGAAGGTGCGCATCACCGGCGGCGAGCCGCTGGCCCGCCTGGGCGTGGAGCGCCTCGTGGCCATGGTGCGCTCGGTGCCGGGCATCGAGGAGGTGGCCATGACCACCAACGCCACGCTGCTCGCGCCCAAGGCCCGCGCCCTGGCCGATGCCGGCCTCGACCGTGTGAACGTGAGCCTCGACTCCCTGGACCCGGACCGCTACCGCGCCATCACCCGCACGGGGAGCCTCGACGACGCCCTCGCCGGCCTGGCCGCGGCGCGGGAGGCGGGCCTCGGCCCCGTCAAGGTCAACGCCGTGCTCATGGGCGGCGTCAACGAGGCCGACATCCGCCCCCTGGCGGGCCTCGCCAGGGACGGTGCCGTCGCCTCGGTGCGCTTCATCGAGCTCATGCCCATCGGCGAGGCGGCGTCGTGGCCGAGGGCCTCGTTCGTCCCCGCGGAGCGCGTGCTCGAGGAGCTCCCAGATCTCGCCCCCGTGGGTGCGGACGGCGTGAGCGAGACCTTCTCGGCCCCGGGCTGGCGCGGCACCGTGGGCCTCATCAGGCCCATGAGCCACCGGTTCTGCTCCGGGTGCAACCGCATCCGGGTCACGGCCGACGGCATGCTCAAGGCCTGCCTGCACTCCGGGCGCGAGGTGCCGCTCCGGGGCCTGGCCCCCGACGCCCTCGTGCGCGTCATCGCCGACGAGATCCACCGCAAGCCCGAGCGCCACGCCATGGACGCCGACCACGCCAGCCAGAGCGCCCGGGCCATGAACGCCATTGGAGGTTGA
- the moaC gene encoding cyclic pyranopterin monophosphate synthase MoaC: MNDLTHVNRQGRARMVDVSAKDATLRRARAAGKVLMAPSTLELVRTGGTKKGDVLAVAQVAGIQAAKHCWELVPMCHQVALTGVDISFSLEEDGVAVEVVCTCRGETGVEMEALCAASVAGLTIYDMCKAHQRDMVIADVRLLEKDGGKSGHFVREDGR; encoded by the coding sequence TTGAACGACCTGACCCACGTGAACCGGCAGGGGCGCGCCCGCATGGTGGACGTCTCTGCCAAGGACGCCACCCTGCGCCGCGCCCGCGCCGCGGGCAAGGTGCTCATGGCGCCGTCGACCCTGGAGCTCGTGCGCACCGGCGGTACCAAGAAAGGCGACGTGCTCGCCGTGGCCCAGGTGGCCGGCATCCAGGCCGCCAAGCACTGCTGGGAGCTCGTGCCCATGTGCCACCAGGTGGCGCTCACGGGAGTGGACATCTCCTTTTCGCTCGAGGAGGACGGCGTCGCCGTCGAGGTGGTGTGCACCTGCCGGGGCGAGACCGGCGTGGAGATGGAGGCGCTCTGCGCGGCGTCCGTGGCGGGGCTCACCATCTACGACATGTGCAAGGCGCACCAGCGAGACATGGTCATAGCAGACGTTCGCCTCCTCGAGAAGGACGGCGGGAAGAGCGGGCACTTCGTGAGGGAGGACGGACGATGA
- a CDS encoding MOSC domain-containing protein: MSDVRGTVAATSISTEKGTRKRPQESIGLVVGSGVEGDAHAGAWHRQVSLLPDESVDRMRGRGFELSAGDFAENILTRGIALYELPVGTLLEVGDAVLAVTQIGKTCHNDCEIRRTVGMCVMPTDGIFAVVVRPGTVRPGDAVSVIQI; the protein is encoded by the coding sequence ATGAGCGACGTCAGGGGCACCGTGGCGGCCACGAGCATCAGCACCGAGAAGGGCACGCGCAAGCGCCCCCAGGAGTCCATCGGGCTCGTCGTGGGCTCCGGCGTGGAGGGCGACGCCCACGCGGGCGCCTGGCACCGCCAGGTGAGCCTGCTTCCCGACGAGTCCGTGGACCGCATGCGCGGCCGCGGGTTCGAGCTGTCCGCCGGCGACTTCGCCGAGAACATCCTCACCCGGGGCATCGCCCTCTACGAGCTGCCCGTGGGCACCCTGCTCGAGGTGGGCGACGCCGTCCTGGCCGTCACCCAGATCGGCAAGACCTGCCACAACGACTGCGAGATCCGTCGCACCGTGGGCATGTGCGTCATGCCCACCGACGGCATCTTCGCCGTCGTGGTGCGCCCCGGCACCGTGCGCCCGGGCGACGCCGTCTCCGTCATCCAGATCTAA
- a CDS encoding molybdopterin-binding protein, producing the protein MKKIPTEEAVGHVLVHDMTQIVPEGPERYKGPRFRKGHVVAEEDVPVLLSMGKRFLYVWEMEPGMLHENDAAERLAALCMGPGVSRDGDPSEGKIGLSAARDGVLLVNSARLMAVNSVPDVMVATRRGGFAVSEGDAVAGTRVIPLAVASSVLDEAEAAAAGESLLEVLPFTLRTAAVVATGSEVASGLIEDRFTPVVEGKLAAFGIETVSVSTPGDDMDDVMAAILDAKASGVDIVVCTGGMSVDPDDNTPGAIRRSGAEVVTYGAPVLPGAMMCLAYFDDGTPVVGLPGCVMYADSTIFDLVLPRIAARVPLTREDFVSMGEGGLCLRCKPCTYPHCPFGR; encoded by the coding sequence ATGAAGAAGATCCCGACCGAGGAGGCCGTCGGCCACGTCCTCGTGCACGATATGACCCAGATCGTCCCCGAGGGGCCGGAGCGCTACAAGGGCCCCCGGTTCCGCAAGGGCCACGTGGTGGCCGAGGAGGACGTCCCCGTCCTGCTCTCCATGGGCAAGCGGTTCCTCTACGTCTGGGAGATGGAGCCGGGCATGCTCCACGAGAACGACGCCGCCGAGCGCCTGGCCGCCCTCTGCATGGGCCCCGGCGTCTCCCGCGACGGCGACCCCAGCGAGGGCAAGATCGGCCTCTCCGCCGCCCGCGACGGCGTGCTGCTCGTGAACTCCGCGCGCCTCATGGCCGTGAACTCCGTGCCCGACGTCATGGTGGCCACCCGCCGCGGCGGCTTCGCCGTGTCGGAGGGCGACGCCGTGGCCGGCACCCGCGTGATCCCGCTCGCCGTGGCCTCCTCGGTGCTCGACGAGGCCGAGGCGGCCGCCGCGGGCGAGTCCCTCCTCGAGGTGCTCCCCTTCACGCTCCGGACAGCCGCCGTCGTGGCCACCGGCTCCGAGGTGGCCTCCGGGCTCATCGAGGACCGCTTCACGCCCGTGGTGGAGGGCAAGCTCGCGGCGTTCGGCATCGAGACCGTCTCGGTGTCGACGCCCGGCGACGACATGGACGACGTCATGGCCGCCATCCTCGACGCCAAGGCCTCCGGCGTGGACATCGTGGTGTGCACCGGTGGCATGTCGGTGGACCCCGACGACAACACCCCGGGCGCCATCCGCCGCAGCGGGGCCGAGGTCGTCACCTACGGCGCCCCGGTGCTCCCGGGCGCCATGATGTGCCTGGCGTACTTCGACGACGGCACCCCCGTGGTGGGACTCCCCGGCTGCGTCATGTACGCCGACTCCACGATCTTCGACCTCGTGCTGCCGCGCATCGCGGCCCGCGTGCCCCTGACCCGTGAGGACTTCGTGTCCATGGGGGAGGGCGGCCTCTGCCTGCGCTGCAAGCCGTGCACCTATCCCCACTGTCCCTTCGGCCGCTGA
- a CDS encoding MogA/MoaB family molybdenum cofactor biosynthesis protein: protein MPHACPDAPFTAAVLTVSDRGSRGERPDGSGPAVADLLAENGFSVVDRAIVPDGVEPVAAALRGYVARDVALVVTTGGTGFSPRDLTPEATLQVAERLCPGIPEAMRAVSLAKTPHGCLSREVSGICGRTLIVNVPGSPRAAVENLSAVVGAVSHGLAMLRGGTADCAAGA from the coding sequence ATGCCCCACGCCTGCCCCGACGCACCGTTCACCGCCGCCGTCCTCACCGTGTCGGACCGCGGCTCCCGCGGCGAGCGCCCCGACGGCAGCGGCCCCGCGGTCGCCGACCTCCTCGCCGAGAACGGCTTCTCCGTGGTGGACCGCGCCATCGTCCCCGACGGCGTGGAGCCGGTGGCGGCCGCGCTCCGCGGCTACGTGGCGCGCGACGTCGCCCTCGTGGTGACCACCGGCGGCACGGGCTTCTCGCCCCGCGACCTCACGCCCGAGGCCACGCTCCAGGTGGCGGAGCGCCTGTGCCCCGGCATCCCCGAGGCCATGCGCGCGGTGTCCCTGGCCAAGACGCCCCACGGCTGCCTTTCGCGCGAGGTGAGCGGCATCTGCGGCCGCACCCTCATCGTCAACGTGCCGGGCAGCCCGCGGGCGGCCGTGGAGAACCTCTCCGCCGTGGTGGGCGCCGTCTCCCACGGGCTCGCCATGCTCCGCGGCGGCACGGCCGACTGCGCGGCGGGGGCCTAG
- a CDS encoding glycosyltransferase family 4 protein, whose amino-acid sequence MRILNVSAQKPDSTGSGTYLSALVRSELAAGHEAAVVCGIDDGDPLDAVPAGAAVYPVRFCTGELPFHVCGMSDVMPYPATRYRDLTPAMEEAFVRAFSRTVRRAVAGLRPDVVVCHHLYLATSVVREVVDGIPVVAVSHSTDLRQLRQHGLGRDRIVPAVRALDGVCALHDAQVEEIADVFSIDPGAVTVVGVGYDPQVFHPDPAVPRDPGSLLFVGKVCRAKGVPSLLAAVSCLEREGRGPSRLRLAGGWGSAQAECDAIRATAEGLSTPVEFLGRLDPASLAAEYRAADTFVLPSFFEGLPLVAVEALACGCKAVLTDLPGVRPWLAAGLPDAPVRWVAPPTVTDVDKPRPDELPAFEARLAGQLAASLADPEPSLDATALSWDAVLDRVLAASGAAM is encoded by the coding sequence ATGCGCATCCTCAACGTGTCGGCACAGAAGCCCGACTCCACCGGCAGCGGCACGTACCTCTCGGCCCTCGTGCGCAGCGAGCTTGCCGCCGGCCACGAGGCCGCGGTGGTCTGCGGCATCGACGACGGCGACCCCCTGGACGCCGTTCCCGCCGGCGCCGCGGTCTACCCCGTGCGCTTCTGCACCGGGGAGCTCCCGTTCCACGTGTGCGGCATGAGCGACGTGATGCCCTACCCGGCCACGCGCTACCGCGACCTCACGCCGGCGATGGAGGAGGCCTTCGTGCGTGCGTTCTCCCGGACGGTGCGCCGGGCCGTGGCGGGGCTCCGCCCCGACGTCGTGGTCTGCCACCACCTCTACCTCGCCACCTCCGTCGTGCGAGAGGTCGTGGACGGCATCCCCGTGGTGGCCGTGAGCCACTCCACGGACCTTCGGCAGCTCCGTCAGCACGGCCTCGGGCGCGACAGGATCGTCCCCGCCGTCCGCGCCCTCGACGGCGTCTGCGCCCTCCACGACGCGCAGGTCGAGGAGATCGCCGACGTCTTCTCCATCGACCCCGGAGCCGTCACGGTGGTGGGCGTGGGCTACGACCCGCAGGTCTTCCATCCCGACCCGGCCGTCCCCCGCGACCCCGGCTCCCTCCTCTTTGTGGGGAAGGTCTGCCGGGCCAAGGGCGTGCCGTCCCTGCTAGCCGCCGTCTCGTGCCTGGAGCGCGAGGGCCGGGGGCCGTCGCGGCTGCGCCTGGCCGGCGGGTGGGGGAGCGCCCAGGCGGAGTGCGACGCCATCCGCGCGACCGCGGAGGGGCTCTCCACCCCCGTGGAGTTCCTCGGGCGCCTGGACCCGGCGAGTCTCGCGGCGGAGTACCGCGCGGCCGACACCTTCGTGCTGCCGTCGTTCTTCGAGGGCCTGCCCCTCGTGGCCGTGGAGGCCCTGGCCTGCGGCTGCAAGGCGGTGCTCACGGACCTGCCGGGCGTGCGCCCCTGGCTCGCGGCCGGCCTGCCCGACGCCCCCGTGCGCTGGGTGGCGCCGCCCACGGTCACCGACGTCGACAAGCCCCGCCCCGACGAGCTCCCCGCCTTCGAGGCGCGGCTGGCCGGGCAGCTCGCGGCGTCCCTCGCGGACCCGGAGCCGTCGCTCGACGCCACGGCCCTCTCCTGGGACGCGGTGCTCGACCGGGTGCTCGCCGCCTCCGGCGCGGCGATGTGA
- a CDS encoding PspA/IM30 family protein, whose protein sequence is MGILDRFTSIIKANVNDLLDKAEDPAKMVDQYLRDLTESLAEVKGATAGVMAEEARCKRLVDANQADIDKYDGLARRALAAGEEGDARTFLAKKQELVAKNAGLIAAYDAAHENAQKMRQMHDKLVNDINTLKGRRDVIKAKAAVAKTQDKVGRMTGGADRAEGAMAAFERMEAKADEMLDRSNAMEELNAEPEDSVASLEAKYAAAGASAAVDDELAAMKKEMGLD, encoded by the coding sequence ATGGGCATCCTCGACCGTTTCACCTCCATCATCAAGGCCAACGTGAACGACCTGCTCGACAAGGCGGAGGACCCCGCCAAGATGGTCGACCAGTACCTCCGCGACCTCACCGAGAGCCTCGCCGAGGTCAAGGGGGCCACCGCCGGCGTCATGGCCGAGGAGGCCCGCTGCAAGCGGCTGGTCGACGCCAACCAGGCCGACATCGACAAGTACGACGGCCTCGCCCGCCGCGCCCTCGCCGCCGGCGAGGAGGGCGACGCCCGCACGTTCCTGGCCAAGAAGCAGGAGCTCGTGGCCAAGAACGCCGGCCTCATCGCCGCCTACGACGCCGCCCACGAGAACGCACAGAAGATGCGCCAGATGCACGACAAGCTCGTGAACGACATCAACACCCTCAAGGGCCGCCGCGACGTCATCAAGGCCAAGGCCGCCGTCGCCAAGACCCAGGACAAGGTGGGCCGCATGACCGGCGGCGCCGACCGCGCCGAGGGCGCCATGGCCGCCTTCGAGCGCATGGAGGCCAAGGCCGATGAGATGCTCGACCGCTCCAACGCCATGGAGGAGCTCAACGCCGAGCCCGAGGACTCCGTCGCCTCCCTGGAGGCCAAGTACGCCGCTGCCGGCGCGTCCGCCGCGGTGGACGACGAGCTCGCGGCTATGAAGAAGGAGATGGGCCTCGACTAG
- the pepT gene encoding peptidase T, with translation MKALDAETVMASPDTSDVLRRFLRYVQVDSPSDPDHEERVPSDPSEHAMAALLADELRALGADDVTVDDHAYVTARVPASPGAADRQTLGFVAHIDTAHDAPNRGVRPQVVTYEGGDLVISDNVSVTPAAVPDLPSLAGQAVVTSDGTTLLSADDKAGVAEVMALVARLLADPSLPHPPLAVAFVPDEEIGHGAALLDLDAFGAAYAYTVDGEALGELNYECFSAASVEAVFTGEGVHPGDAKDRMVNAIRLFEEFDAMLPAAGRPEHTAGYEGYFHCHGVSGTVDECRASYLVRDFDAASFEGRLDLMAAAAAYVGRLHGEGRVRLTVRREYRNMAERLDGAEFLVDRAKAAMEACDVTPVCVPARGGTDGAQLTFRGLPCPNLATGGRLAHSVREFVPVPALEATVDILQALVASFA, from the coding sequence ATGAAGGCCCTGGATGCCGAGACGGTCATGGCGAGCCCCGACACGAGCGACGTGCTGCGCCGCTTCCTGCGCTACGTGCAGGTGGACTCGCCCAGCGACCCCGACCACGAGGAGCGGGTACCGAGCGATCCGTCGGAGCACGCCATGGCGGCCCTGCTCGCCGACGAGCTCCGCGCCCTTGGCGCCGACGACGTGACCGTGGACGACCACGCCTACGTGACCGCCAGGGTGCCGGCGTCGCCGGGCGCCGCGGACCGTCAGACCCTCGGGTTCGTCGCGCACATCGACACGGCCCACGACGCCCCCAACCGCGGCGTGCGCCCGCAGGTGGTGACCTACGAGGGCGGCGACCTCGTCATCTCCGACAACGTGTCCGTGACCCCCGCGGCCGTGCCCGACCTGCCGTCCCTGGCGGGGCAGGCCGTGGTCACGAGCGACGGCACCACGCTCCTCTCGGCGGACGACAAGGCCGGGGTGGCCGAGGTCATGGCCCTCGTGGCCCGGCTCCTCGCCGACCCGTCCCTGCCGCACCCGCCCCTCGCGGTGGCCTTCGTCCCCGACGAGGAGATCGGCCACGGCGCGGCCTTGCTCGACCTCGATGCCTTCGGCGCGGCCTATGCCTACACCGTGGACGGCGAGGCCCTGGGCGAGCTCAACTACGAGTGCTTCTCGGCCGCCTCGGTGGAGGCCGTCTTCACCGGCGAGGGTGTGCACCCCGGCGACGCCAAGGACCGCATGGTCAACGCCATCCGCCTGTTCGAGGAGTTCGACGCGATGCTGCCGGCCGCCGGGCGCCCCGAGCACACCGCCGGCTACGAGGGCTACTTCCACTGCCACGGGGTGTCGGGCACCGTGGACGAGTGCCGCGCCTCCTACCTCGTGCGCGACTTCGACGCCGCCTCCTTCGAGGGACGACTCGACCTCATGGCCGCGGCCGCCGCGTATGTCGGGAGGCTGCACGGGGAGGGCCGCGTGCGCCTCACGGTCAGGCGGGAGTACCGCAACATGGCCGAGCGTCTGGACGGGGCCGAGTTCCTCGTGGACCGCGCCAAGGCGGCCATGGAGGCCTGCGACGTGACCCCGGTCTGCGTGCCCGCGCGCGGCGGCACCGACGGCGCCCAGCTCACGTTCCGTGGCCTGCCATGCCCCAACCTCGCCACCGGCGGCCGCCTGGCCCACTCCGTGCGCGAGTTCGTGCCGGTGCCCGCCCTCGAGGCCACCGTGGACATCCTCCAGGCCCTCGTGGCGTCGTTCGCCTGA